A stretch of DNA from Spirochaetota bacterium:
TCAAACCAATAGAGCCTGTTCAATTATTCCATCATGGATGTTTTCAAAAAATGAAGATGCTGTTACGGAGCTATCGCAAGCAAAAAATTTTTTGTATTTGATAAACCCTGAAAAATTTAAAAGCAAGGAAGAATTTATAAAGGCACTATCCTTGACCTGGTACGATGTTTTGATTATTGATGCGTTTTTTTGGGACCAGTTATTTTCAAAAAGTGAAGTGATGGTATTGCAAAAAAAGCCAAATGGTGCACGGCGCCTGGTGCTTGCATATATGTCGGTTGGTGAGGCTGAAGATTATCGCTATTACTGGAAGCATGAATGGAAAAAAAATAAGCCATGGTTTTTAGAAAAAGAAAATCCAGATTGGAAAGGCAACTGGAAAGTACGATATTGGGATACACAGTGGCATAGGATAATATATGGTGCCGGCGATGGTGAAAATTTTATTGACAGCTATATAGGAAAAATTATATATGCAGGCTTTGATGGAGTGTACATGGATGTACTTGATGCGGCTATCTATTTTGAGGAGATGAAATAAAAAAATTGTTGATTTAATAAATTTCAACCTTTAGTGTTTTTATTATATATTATTATATCAACAATAATTTACTTTAATAATTATGTGGCGGAGAGTTTAAATGAAAAAGCTTAATTTAACATTTAAAAATCTGTCAATAAAATATAAGATTATCACTCTTGGTTTGCTCATTATTTTAGTATTTGGGTTGGTAATATTTATATATATTTTGCCATTGGTAGAGAAAGCACTTATAGACAAGAAGAGAGAGAAAA
This window harbors:
- a CDS encoding endo alpha-1,4 polygalactosaminidase, which gives rise to MKRFFSIFFIILITTTLCNAKADYRQKMRELVIAISKEAKKHNPAFYVIGQNALELVTINGKPKGKVAIDYINALDGTGIEELFYGYENKDGVKTPEKITQYFLSYLKIFSQYKKPVLVIDYPTTFEKARDSYQRSSNKGFISFQTNRACSIIPSWMFSKNEDAVTELSQAKNFLYLINPEKFKSKEEFIKALSLTWYDVLIIDAFFWDQLFSKSEVMVLQKKPNGARRLVLAYMSVGEAEDYRYYWKHEWKKNKPWFLEKENPDWKGNWKVRYWDTQWHRIIYGAGDGENFIDSYIGKIIYAGFDGVYMDVLDAAIYFEEMK